TTATGCAATTCGACATTGGGAATCGCTTCAATACCCACTTTAGGCATCACCACAATATCCAATAGGTCTAATTCCTGCTGATGTAAGCGAAAACTTTCACGTGCAATACGTTTTATTCGATTTCTTTCATGCGCACGGCGCACTTTTTTCTTAGCAACAACAATACCTAAACGGCTTTTCGGCTGTTCAGTACATTTTGCTAAAAAAAGGAAATGGGGTTGATGCACTTTAAAAAG
The sequence above is drawn from the Acinetobacter lanii genome and encodes:
- the rnpA gene encoding ribonuclease P protein component — encoded protein: MTFYSFSPEVRIRCAADYKSVFDGALFKVHQPHFLFLAKCTEQPKSRLGIVVAKKKVRRAHERNRIKRIARESFRLHQQELDLLDIVVMPKVGIEAIPNVELHKQLQFAWQKLQRLVKKHHKIAISPPQN